The following coding sequences lie in one Panicum virgatum strain AP13 chromosome 6N, P.virgatum_v5, whole genome shotgun sequence genomic window:
- the LOC120680227 gene encoding 65-kDa microtubule-associated protein 8-like, whose protein sequence is MGSLKMTEKAPGAALPESSCAYLLQELKMIWDEVGQDQSERERILEELEQECQEVYRRKVNSANMSRIQLHQALAESEAEFTNLLLSLGERSFPGRPEKMAGTLKEQLNSITPALQEMQMRKEARVKQFMEVQTEIQRIASEIAGRLGTETVTVNDEDLSLKKLEEFQSELQIMKREKSDRLCKVEEYKVLIQNFGKVMGMDPSKLLANVHPRLLDGPNEQQTKNISDEILKKLNMTVQQLKEEKNNRREKLQNLVKALTNLWDTLDTTMEERQPYGQMKILAITSVNGMLGPGSLTLETIQQVESEVQRLNQLKASKMKELFLKKRAEVDEICKTSHMDMPYQTEMDKIMDLIMSGDVVHDDLLKTMDEYIYKAKEEATSRKDIVDKVEKWMASCDEERWLEEYSRDERRYSISRGAHKHLKRAERARIIVNKIPGLVEQLMAKTQFWEQERNKIFYYDELPLLAMLKDYMLTLKEKEEEKYRQRENKKIQTLLVKRNENTLMLRPNTSFSRPSSRAFNSPGSTSIRSSQVSAKVLLLPDSENSPAEKDMHAKRIRNRAMQNALGKNRSCSTSHEDKTSVSTVKQGLSPI, encoded by the exons ATGGGATCACTCAAGATGACTGAAAAAGCTCCCGGTGCTGCGCTGCCAGAGTCTTCATGTGCCTACTTGCTTCAAGAACTGAAG ATGATATGGGATGAAGTTGGGCAAGACCAAAGTGAGAGGGAACGAATACTGGAAGAGCTCGAGCAGGAGTGCCAAGAAGTTTACAGAAGGAAAGTTAATAGTGCGAATATGTCAAGGATTCAGCTGCATCAAGCATTAGCTGAATCTGAAGCTGAATTTACCAACCTGCTCCTATCCCTTGGAGAAAGATCATTCCCAGGCCGA CCTGAAAAAATGGCAGGCACTCTAAAGGAGCAGCTGAATTCCATTACACCCGCCCTACAAGAAATGCAGATGAGAAAAGAAGCCAGAGTAAAACAGTTCATGGAGGTTCAAACTGAAATACAAAGAATTGCTTCTGAAATTGCTGGACGATTGGGGACCGAAACTGTCACTGTAAATGACGAAGATCTGTCACTGAAGAAACTCGAGGAATTCCAAAGCGAATTGCAAATAATGAAAAGAGAGAAG AGTGATCGCCTCTGCAAAGTTGAAGAATACAAAGTTCTAATTCAGAATTTTGGAAAAGTCATGGGAATGGATCCTTCAAAGCTACTCGCTAATGTTCACCCAAGATTGTTAGATGGACCAAACGAGCAACAGACAAAGAATATCAGTGATGAAATCCTCAAAAAGCTCAACATGACTGTTCAGCAGCTTAAAGAAGAGAAGAACAATAGAAGGGAGAAG CTCCAAAACCTCGTAAAAGCATTAACAAACTTATGGGATACACTGGATACTACCATGGAGGAACGCCAACCATATGGGCAAATGAAGATACTTGCAATAACTTCAGTAAATGGTATGTTAGGTCCTGGAAGCCTCACACTTGAGACAATTCAACAG GTTGAATCTGAAGTCCAGAGATTGAATCAGCTGAAGGCAAGCAAAATGAAAGAGCTATTCCTAAAAAAGAGAGCAGAGGTCGATGAAATTTGCAAGACATCACACATGGACATGCCTTACCAAACAGAAATGGACAAAATAATGGATCTGATAATGTCAG GAGATGTTGTACACGATGATCTATTAAAGACTATGGATGAATATATATACAAAGCGAAAGAGGAGGCCACAAGCAGGAAAGATATAGTGGACAAGGTCGAGAAATGGATGGCTTCATGTGATGAGGAACGATGGCTAGAAGAATACAGCAGG GATGAGAGAAGGTATTCAATAAGCAGAGGAGCCCACAAGCACCTGAAACGGGCAGAGCGTGCTAGAATCATAGTAAACAAAATCCCAG GCTTGGTAGAACAGTTAATGGCCAAGACACAATTCTGGGAACAGGAGAGAAACAAGATCTTCTACTATGATGAG CTTCCGCTTCTGGCAATGCTGAAAGACTACATGTTGACactcaaagaaaaagaagaagagaaatacAGGCAACGG GAGAATAAAAAGATACAGACTCTACTTGTAAAGAGGAATGAGAATACATTAATGTTAAGGCCCAACACAAGCTTCAGTCGTCCATCAAGCAGAGCCTTCAATAGTCCTGGCTCCACATCCATACGGAGCAGCCAAGTTTCTGCCAAAGTTCTACTACTACCTGACTCAGAGAACTCTCCAGCTGAAAAAGATATGCATGCAAAAAGAATTAGGAACAGAGCTATGCAGAACGCACTGGGAAAAAACAGAAGCTGTTCAACCTCTCATGAAGATAAAACATCAGTCTCCACAGTGAAACAAGGCCTTTCACCAATTTGA